A DNA window from Sphingopyxis macrogoltabida contains the following coding sequences:
- a CDS encoding aldehyde dehydrogenase family protein codes for MIVKLKPVYPLYLNNKAAQPNTDLVVTDKYTGKPAFRTALATPDVIDEAIAGAVRAAEPMARLASFEKQAVLNHCVTRFRERFDELAYALCVEAGKPINDAEGEVTRLIDTFRIAAEEAVRNYGEVQPLDISARAKGYMGMWKRVPIGPCSFISPFNFPLNLAAHKIAPAIAMGCPFVMKPASMTPLGAIIMGEVLAECDILPEGAFSILPASRDGADLFTTDERLKLLSFTGSPGVGWDLKAKAGKKKIVLELGGNAAVIVDKDADLKHALERIIFGAFYQSGQSCIGVQRIIIHEDIYDKFRAMLVKRTKTLIAGDPKKRDTFIGPMISEKEAARLDGWIQEAVAGGAKLLTGGKRDGAMLEATLLENVDRKSKAYREEAFGPLAILSKFKKFDKAMAEVNDSKFGLQAGIFTRDIHQVLDAWDTLDVGGVVVNDVSSYRVDNMPYGGVKDSGLGREGVRFAMEDMSEIRNLVIRRV; via the coding sequence ATGATTGTGAAGTTGAAACCCGTCTATCCGCTCTACCTCAACAACAAGGCCGCACAGCCGAACACCGATCTGGTCGTCACCGACAAATATACCGGCAAGCCGGCCTTTCGCACCGCGCTCGCTACGCCGGATGTGATCGACGAGGCGATCGCGGGCGCCGTGCGCGCAGCCGAGCCGATGGCGCGGCTTGCGAGCTTCGAGAAACAGGCGGTGCTCAACCATTGCGTTACGCGCTTCCGGGAACGGTTCGACGAACTTGCCTATGCTTTGTGCGTCGAGGCCGGGAAACCGATCAACGATGCCGAGGGCGAAGTCACGCGACTGATCGATACCTTCCGCATCGCCGCCGAGGAAGCGGTGCGCAATTATGGCGAGGTCCAGCCGCTCGACATCAGCGCCCGCGCCAAGGGCTATATGGGAATGTGGAAGCGCGTGCCGATCGGACCCTGCAGCTTCATCTCGCCGTTCAACTTCCCGCTCAACCTCGCCGCGCACAAGATCGCGCCGGCGATCGCGATGGGCTGCCCCTTCGTGATGAAGCCCGCGTCGATGACGCCGCTCGGTGCGATCATCATGGGTGAGGTGCTCGCCGAGTGCGACATCCTGCCCGAAGGCGCGTTCAGCATCCTGCCCGCGAGCCGCGACGGCGCCGACCTGTTCACCACCGACGAGCGGCTGAAACTCCTCTCCTTCACCGGATCGCCCGGGGTCGGCTGGGACCTCAAGGCAAAGGCGGGGAAGAAAAAGATCGTTCTCGAACTCGGCGGCAACGCGGCGGTGATCGTCGACAAGGACGCCGACCTCAAGCATGCGCTCGAGCGGATCATCTTCGGCGCCTTCTACCAGTCGGGACAGTCGTGCATCGGGGTGCAGCGGATCATCATCCACGAGGATATCTACGACAAGTTCCGCGCGATGCTGGTCAAGCGGACGAAGACGCTGATCGCGGGCGATCCGAAGAAGCGCGACACCTTCATCGGCCCGATGATTTCCGAAAAGGAGGCCGCGCGGCTCGACGGCTGGATCCAGGAAGCGGTCGCGGGTGGCGCCAAGCTGCTCACCGGCGGCAAGCGCGACGGCGCGATGCTCGAAGCGACGTTGCTCGAAAATGTCGACCGCAAGTCGAAGGCTTATCGCGAGGAAGCCTTCGGGCCGCTCGCCATCCTGTCGAAGTTCAAGAAGTTCGACAAGGCGATGGCGGAAGTCAACGACAGCAAGTTCGGGCTGCAGGCGGGCATCTTCACGCGCGACATCCATCAAGTGCTCGATGCGTGGGACACGCTCGATGTCGGCGGGGTCGTCGTCAACGACGTGTCGAGCTACCGCGTCGACAACATGCCCTATGGCGGCGTCAAGGACAGCGGGCTGGGACGCGAAGGCGTGCGCTTCGCGATGGAGGATATGAGCGAAATCCGCAATCTGGTGATCCGCCGGGTCTGA
- a CDS encoding GIY-YIG nuclease family protein, producing MDQTYHVYILASRRNGTLYTGVTGDLAARCSQHRNGQGSQFTERYGVHRLVHAEAFPDVSEAIAREKAIKKWRRAWKLELIERDNPQWLDLYDRLNV from the coding sequence ATGGATCAAACCTATCACGTTTATATCCTTGCCAGCAGACGCAACGGTACGCTCTACACGGGCGTGACGGGAGATCTCGCAGCGCGTTGCAGCCAGCATCGTAATGGGCAAGGGTCACAATTTACCGAACGTTACGGCGTTCACCGCCTGGTGCATGCGGAAGCCTTCCCTGACGTCAGCGAAGCTATTGCGCGTGAAAAGGCGATCAAGAAATGGCGCCGGGCGTGGAAGCTGGAACTGATCGAAAGAGACAATCCGCAATGGCTCGACCTGTACGACCGGCTCAACGTTTGA